In the genome of Limnobaculum zhutongyuii, one region contains:
- a CDS encoding metalloregulator ArsR/SmtB family transcription factor: MGSLTPLQLFKTLSDETRLTIVLLLKDSHELCVCELCEILKLPQPKISRHLAMLRETGILLDRREGKWIHYRLSPNIPLWAGNIIEQAFSSELNQIKAVRYSVLTESKQTRCR, encoded by the coding sequence ATGGGATCATTAACACCACTTCAACTGTTTAAAACGTTGTCAGACGAGACGCGTCTGACCATCGTATTACTATTGAAAGATTCCCATGAGCTCTGCGTTTGCGAATTATGTGAAATCCTTAAGCTACCTCAACCTAAGATATCCCGGCATTTAGCCATGCTCAGGGAAACAGGTATTCTGCTCGATCGTCGTGAAGGTAAATGGATTCACTATCGCCTTTCACCCAATATACCGCTGTGGGCAGGTAATATTATTGAGCAAGCCTTTAGCAGTGAGCTTAATCAAATAAAAGCCGTTCGTTATTCAGTATTAACAGAGAGTAAACAGACCCGCTGTCGATAA
- a CDS encoding FMN-dependent NADH-azoreductase, whose amino-acid sequence MKILHIDASSKFHQWSNSRALGRYFLQQLKSNGVEFEIDYLDVTEDVQPHVSAEFVQATYTPKEERTERMHEVLASSDAMCQRVMDADVLVCAMPMYNWTIPSTFKTFIDAITRTNVTYDLLPDGSTVGKLGDKKVLFITTRGADLRQGSPYSHMDAMTPVLKAAFAFIGVEAPQFVDAQPLQFTVAEAREAALVRAHNDLDQLAVQWATTMAKCNQPEMAV is encoded by the coding sequence ATGAAAATATTACATATTGATGCGAGCTCAAAATTCCACCAGTGGTCTAACTCACGCGCTCTGGGTCGCTATTTTCTTCAGCAATTAAAGAGCAATGGTGTTGAGTTTGAAATTGATTATCTCGATGTCACTGAAGACGTTCAGCCTCACGTTTCCGCAGAGTTTGTGCAGGCAACCTATACGCCGAAAGAAGAGCGGACTGAGAGAATGCACGAGGTATTAGCTTCATCTGATGCCATGTGTCAGCGAGTTATGGATGCTGATGTGCTGGTATGTGCAATGCCAATGTACAACTGGACCATTCCATCAACGTTTAAGACCTTTATCGACGCTATTACCCGTACTAACGTGACCTATGATTTACTGCCGGATGGTTCTACCGTTGGTAAACTGGGTGATAAAAAGGTGCTATTTATTACCACTCGCGGTGCTGATTTACGCCAGGGTTCACCTTATAGCCATATGGATGCCATGACGCCGGTACTTAAAGCAGCTTTTGCCTTCATTGGCGTAGAAGCGCCGCAGTTTGTTGATGCTCAACCGCTGCAATTTACCGTTGCGGAGGCTCGTGAAGCCGCATTAGTTCGTGCTCATAATGATCTGGACCAACTGGCCGTGCAATGGGCTACCACGATGGCTAAGTGCAACCAGCCGGAAATGGCGGTATAA
- a CDS encoding RrF2 family transcriptional regulator: protein MAFVSSGVEYALHCLLYISQRDGIKEANVRDLAELQGVPVDFLAKIFTKLKKSGIVNSTEGARGGFHLARSPESISVKDVVEAVDGNKGLFECKEIRERCAVFEQPAPQWATEGVCSIHRIMLEAEQAMRQVFSQHTLATLSAATNKKAPAEFNQQILQWFESRPSNHRVSSE, encoded by the coding sequence ATGGCGTTTGTCAGTTCGGGGGTTGAGTATGCACTGCATTGTTTGCTGTATATTAGCCAGCGTGACGGAATCAAAGAAGCAAACGTGCGTGATTTAGCTGAATTACAGGGGGTTCCCGTCGACTTTTTGGCTAAGATTTTTACTAAGTTAAAAAAGTCCGGCATTGTGAACTCAACAGAAGGGGCCAGAGGCGGTTTTCATCTGGCTCGTTCACCTGAATCTATCTCGGTCAAGGATGTGGTCGAAGCCGTTGATGGCAATAAAGGGTTATTTGAGTGCAAAGAGATACGTGAACGCTGTGCGGTATTTGAACAACCCGCACCTCAGTGGGCAACTGAAGGAGTATGTTCAATTCACCGCATTATGTTAGAAGCAGAGCAGGCCATGCGGCAAGTTTTCTCTCAGCACACGCTGGCAACGCTCTCTGCGGCTACCAATAAAAAGGCACCGGCTGAATTTAATCAGCAAATATTACAGTGGTTTGAATCCCGACCTTCAAATCATCGCGTTTCATCTGAATGA
- a CDS encoding AMP nucleosidase: MNQQPFSTRLTASEAIDKLEQQYESALSALRSAIGAFIEQGTLPDQKAREKGLFSYPQLRVCWDGKFQEHLRTRAYGRFAHPGQYTTTITRPDLFRRYLTEQLGLLEHDYGAIFEVTPSQQEIPYPFVIDGSDLMLDRTMTAGIVQHFPTTDLAKIGDDITDGLASAGDTFPLSHFDALRTDFSLARLKHYTGTPVEHVQPYVLFTNYSRYVDEFISWACKQILDPTSPYQALSCAGGSFITAENADPERTASDLAWKKHQMPAYHLISASGQGITLVNIGVGPSNAKTICDHLAVLRPHAWLMIGHCGGLRESQRIGDYVLAHAYLRDDHVLDAVLPPDIPIPSIAEVQRALYDATKVVSGMPGEEVKLRLRTGTVVTTDDRNWELRFSVSARRFNLSRAVAVDMESATIAAQGYRFRVPYGTLLCVSDKPLHGEIKLPGQANHFYEGAISEHLQIGIRAIDLLRAEGDKLHSRKLRTFNEPPFR; this comes from the coding sequence TTGAATCAGCAACCATTTAGTACCCGTCTTACTGCTTCTGAAGCCATTGATAAGCTGGAACAACAATATGAATCCGCCTTGAGTGCGCTGCGTAGCGCCATTGGTGCCTTTATTGAACAGGGAACCTTGCCGGACCAGAAAGCCAGAGAGAAGGGGTTATTTTCCTATCCTCAATTGCGGGTTTGTTGGGATGGTAAATTTCAGGAACATTTACGTACCCGTGCTTACGGGCGCTTTGCTCATCCGGGGCAATACACCACGACGATTACCCGTCCGGATCTGTTTCGCCGCTACCTGACAGAGCAGTTAGGATTGCTGGAACATGATTATGGCGCTATTTTTGAAGTGACACCGTCACAGCAAGAGATACCTTATCCATTTGTGATCGACGGTTCCGACCTGATGCTGGATCGCACCATGACAGCAGGGATAGTGCAGCACTTTCCCACTACCGACCTGGCTAAAATTGGTGATGATATTACTGATGGTCTGGCGAGTGCCGGAGATACTTTCCCGTTATCTCACTTTGATGCGCTACGTACCGACTTCTCTTTAGCACGACTTAAACACTATACCGGAACGCCGGTTGAACATGTTCAACCTTATGTTCTGTTTACCAACTATAGCCGTTATGTGGATGAATTCATCAGTTGGGCTTGCAAACAGATTCTTGATCCAACCAGCCCTTATCAGGCGTTGTCCTGTGCAGGTGGCAGCTTTATAACGGCGGAAAACGCCGATCCGGAGAGAACCGCATCAGATCTGGCCTGGAAAAAGCACCAAATGCCGGCTTACCATCTCATTTCTGCCTCAGGACAGGGAATCACACTGGTTAATATTGGCGTAGGGCCTTCTAATGCCAAGACCATTTGCGATCATTTAGCGGTACTGCGTCCACACGCCTGGTTAATGATTGGCCACTGTGGTGGATTGCGCGAAAGCCAGCGCATTGGCGATTATGTTTTGGCCCATGCCTATCTACGAGATGACCACGTTCTGGATGCGGTGTTACCACCGGATATTCCTATCCCCAGCATTGCTGAAGTCCAGCGCGCCTTATATGACGCCACTAAAGTGGTGAGTGGAATGCCGGGAGAAGAGGTAAAACTGCGGTTGAGAACCGGTACCGTTGTTACTACCGATGACCGCAACTGGGAACTGCGTTTCTCGGTATCTGCCAGACGCTTTAACCTGAGCCGTGCGGTTGCGGTGGATATGGAAAGCGCTACTATTGCCGCTCAGGGTTATCGTTTTCGGGTACCTTATGGCACGCTGTTATGTGTTTCTGATAAGCCGCTGCACGGGGAAATTAAACTGCCGGGACAGGCAAACCATTTCTACGAAGGGGCAATATCAGAACATCTGCAAATCGGTATTCGAGCCATAGATTTACTGCGGGCAGAAGGTGATAAGCTCCATTCTCGCAAACTACGTACCTTTAACGAACCGCCATTCCGTTAA
- a CDS encoding VOC family protein, whose amino-acid sequence MFSYLMLGTNHLPTAIAFYDPLMEILGHPRGGSNDEGASWGTFSDNHSVGLCVGRPFNQEKATIGNGVMAAFNAPDTHTIDRLYAVAVANGGTSEGAPGFRPQYGEGFYSAYVRDPDGNKLAFVYYVKN is encoded by the coding sequence ATGTTCTCTTATCTTATGTTGGGCACTAACCATCTCCCTACGGCGATCGCGTTTTACGATCCCCTGATGGAGATTCTGGGTCATCCTCGAGGTGGCAGCAATGATGAAGGGGCGTCATGGGGTACATTCAGTGACAACCACAGCGTTGGTTTATGCGTCGGTCGTCCGTTTAATCAGGAAAAAGCCACAATCGGTAACGGCGTAATGGCCGCGTTTAATGCGCCAGATACCCACACCATCGATCGTTTATATGCTGTTGCTGTTGCCAATGGCGGTACCAGTGAAGGTGCTCCCGGCTTTCGTCCTCAATATGGTGAAGGATTTTACAGCGCATATGTGCGCGATCCTGACGGTAATAAGCTGGCGTTTGTCTATTACGTAAAAAACTAA